The Cyprinus carpio isolate SPL01 chromosome A5, ASM1834038v1, whole genome shotgun sequence genome has a segment encoding these proteins:
- the LOC109063267 gene encoding centriolin isoform X5, translating to MLTLKQKTVELTRACQKHYELEQELAFHKIDAKFEPLPFYPDPEVEVEKFSSESPYIGKSRQKRNITFPLETNSMGTQDQKKASSVDPTETDGPGEHDMSRHAQLRAEERLQQLHKEIEAKEQQILKASEELRQLEETVSQRRICEAEKEQLRQELQRRIQRLGEMRGEMEAMEKQLDRLNAERIQAQDEMDQLQNLLHSLDPSDPRHAHVKAQLSKKTQLLAIMSRKHQELESRLDEMITRIHKETQEIKELEQQLTDGQIAANEALKRDLEGIISGLQEYLQGVKDQARRAQLDCRRLQREKDALQRFLCEKELQCTQLEKEALSAKSAQEELQCQQQVLEDLRKENEELKQAQGQVSEYEAELETQLQERDSEATQLKEELGRLRRLSQMEHSALQAELQKERQAKENALAQLQMAADRELENTELLQQVNALQEERDSLKEKVDALQDDLEQVREELLCPESVNKHLEKLRRGIATGQEELSFEDLGEPMNKKFIELQQEVHRVVSAAQRDRDEAQSCQDRLAGEMSSLKERLRKCQERYQSQQAAERRGEEAELHRLRKELEDSQEQQYLMLQRLEETEMDRDRLLAELEEQDTQVKAEESQTQEQLESLSLELQALRRSFSSTDRMAAQQLTVAKDKLHSLHSTIEKIHQERAANAVELQSTKIQAAQAIQDLANAEAEIEVLQKHLRDRVRETEGNLHSVPISSIQQQELDRLNQTLKRQQAQTKRLRDQLAQAKAANNGNLEELLEEIGALRETLLQQNNFLSSLGDPLPNTGCWHYVPSNQNAPSFGSQGTQDSGLGSVHPQSPERGQRSGHRANRERRPPVNRGYWVYSPHPHPHGKRDAQMFRDSGRESDIEGVSGTRFMPPSVSAGFTLPDGTAFPPGSFIYSHSVPGLPIGSSTVLYGPPHDGARVVYGPPPSNLTIPLVPSGTLHCNVPGHQDLERDLKNAEHRLREECADRTHSEKEQQALQDKTTDLKQEIKHLRRTVHTLQRHASGLESSLSHAEEEHCILGEVECVEKTLLKRRAELREADRLLLEAKTELKDTGAKTKESVKRYNEARRRLEETERELVEMEQRAQDSATQLVQTKQQLRNLQEEVEELQKRKQDQEHTLHEVEEVLACQDAKFQELNRKMERATLRLETAEKELRKTQSLEVKLLQSCRETEDCLTQRKTELDEVNAQVVLQQEELSLLDRKMEQWRKEEEVMRVSVEKHRQGLLDVLRQGEEDAQLLHQRIQELHVDVQSLAVQKGELDSQLSERKTRLAQYKKEQQKEEESLQNIHSAIKKHKAELKHVLEMVQLESGELEGVKLQHNQKLDQLEKSQETLLQVRGELQRVQQELQEQRGEAESQMNLLEKERAELHSLQQKSLDLQQQTDTAVQERSSLQEQCRNLEARRTHAQRCLEATETRARAAETELLRLQTELDKLQQDQKRAHDLHQEISRDTAALQQQHEEESSRLKKQLVESQTQLDEIREEVKAARRQREELVKQQKEQKAELQEKEEKIRRRQQKLDRLGQQLQELKAEVVMKQTRLEEQEKLVRVQQQESTDLELQHRLRQKKLQSQLQAVESALALRLEQMDQATAAEMDLQRERKQCTALQEQVDKLEQDVCEWDSRLQHAVGETSHLQEAPVSDRTSAEGRQEAQSNHTHTNRQKLQGVEKERVRLQRDLLTVEKAAQETHKQARTLQEQLRTISQELLCLKDKLQSQEEGNTRLCEIKDSVRSVRSQVKVEHDSGLKELESPSSASSDTDSMKENHSSVTLSVGNPAYNTKDEQWRGEALRERLRQQEDHLKVQLRRRMFSQQEALSQRRLQTEGSIQGLRRHVDKLDQLLSNSSKDSYYLSDYEALPKHQKQYSTEPH from the exons ATGTTGACG CTGAAGCAAAAAACAGTGGAGTTGACCCGGGCCTGTCAGAAACACTATGAGCTTGAGCAGGAGTTGGCTTTTCACAAAATTGATGCCAAGTTTGAACCTCTTCCATTTTATCCAGATCCT GAGGTGGAGGTAGAGAAATTTTCTAGCGAGAGTCCATACATAGGAAAGTCTCGTCAGAAAAGGAACATCACATTCCCCTTGGAGACGAATAGCATGGGTACACAAGACCAGAAGAAGGCCTCCTCAGTAGACCCGACTGAGACAGACGGCCCAGGAGAACATGACATGTCCAGACATGCTCAGCTTAGAG ctgAGGAACGATTACAGCAGTTACATAAAGAAATTGAGGCAAAAGAACAGCAGATCCTTAAAGCCAGTGAAGAGCTCCGGCAGCTAGAGGAGACAGTTTCTCAGAGACGG ATCTGTGAGGCTGAGAAGGAGCAGCTCAGGCAGGAGCTTCAGAGGAGGATCCAGAGGCTGGGAGAGATGAGAGGGGAGATGGAGGCTATGGAGAAGCAGCTGGACAGGCTGAATGCTGAGAGGATTCAAGCTCAGGATGAAATGGACCAGCTACAAAATCTACTGCACAGCCTGGATCCCAGTGACCCCAGACAT GCCCATGTGAAGGCTCAGTTGTCCAAGAAGACGCAGCTGCTGGCCATCATGAGCAGAAAGCACCAGGAACTGGAGAGCAGGCTGGATGAGATGATCACACGCATCCACAAGGAGACACAGGAGATCAAAGAATTAGAGCAACAACTTACTGATG GTCAGATCGCTGCTAATGAAGCACTCAAGCGTGACCTGGAGGGCATCATCTCAGGTCTCCAGGAGTATCTGCAGGGCGTGAAGGACCAAGCACGAAGAGCCCAGTTAGATTGCAGACgtctgcagagagagaaagacgctCTGCAGCGCTTCCTGTGTGAGAAGGAGCTGCAGTGCACACAGCTGGAGAAAGAAGCACTGAGTGCTAAAAGTGCACAGGAGG AGCTTCAGTGTCAACAGCAGGTGTTGGAGGATCTGAGGAAGGAGAATGAAGAGCTGAAGCAGGCTCAGGGGCAGGTCAGTGAATATGAGGCAGAGCTGGAGACGCAACTGCAGGAGAGAGATTCTGAGGCCACACAACTAAAGGAGGAGCTGGGCAGACTGCGTCGACTCAGTCAA atggagCACTCTGCACTGCAGGCGGAGCTGCAGAAAGAAAGACAGGCAAAAGAGAATGCTTTGGCACAGCTGCAGATGGCTGCCGACAGAGAGCTTGAGAACACAGAGCTTCTGCAACAAGTCAACGCTCTTCAG GAGGAAAGAGACAGTCTTAAGGAGAAGGTGGATGCTCTTCAGGATGATTTGGAGCAGGTTAGGGAGGAGCTTCTTTGCCCAGAAAGTGTGAATAAACATTTAGAAAAGCTGAGAAGAGGCATAGCTACAGGACAAGAGGAACTAAG CTTTGAAGACCTTGGGGAACCAATGAACAAGAAATTCATAGAGCTACAACAGGAGGTGCATCGTGTGGTATCTGCTGCTCAGAGAGATAGAGACGAGGCCCAGAGTTGTCAGGACAGACTTGCTGGAGAGATGAGTTCACTCAAAGAGAGACTCAGGAAGTGCCAAGAAAGATACCAGTCTCAG CAGGCAGCAGAGAGAAGGGGTGAGGAGGCGGAGCTCCATAGATTGAGGAAGGAGCTGGAAGATTCTCAAGAGCAGCAGTATTTGATGCTGCAGCGTTTAGAGGAGACAGAAATGGACAGGGACCGTCTTCTTGCTGAATTAGAAGAACAAGATACACAG GTGAAAGCTGAGGAGAGTCAGACTCAGGAGCAGCTAGAATCTCTCAGTCTGGAGTTGCAGGCGCTCAGGAGATCATTTTCCTCTACTGACAGAATGGCTGCCCAACAACTGACAGTAGCGAAGGACAAACTTCACTCTCTTCATAGCACTATAGAGAAAATACATCAGGAGAGAGCAGCG aaTGCAGTGGAGTTACAGAGCACCAAGATTCAGGCTGCCCAGGCCATTCAGGACTTGGCTAATGCTGAAGCAGAAATTGAGGTTCTCCAGAAGCATTTGAGAGATAGG GTTCGTGAGACAGAAGGGAATCTCCACAGTGTCCCAATCTCTAGTATTCAACAGCAAGAATTGGACAGATTAAACCAAACCTTGAAAAGACAACAGGCCCAAACCAAACGTCTCAGAGATCAACTAGCACAAGCCAAAGCAG CTAACAACGGAAATCTAGAAGAGCTTCTGGAAGAGATTGGAGCACTGAGGGAGACTCTCCTACAGCAGAATAACTTCCTGTCCAGTTTAGGAGATCCCCTGCCAAACACAGGATGTTGGCACTATGTACCATCAAATCAAAAT GCCCCTAGTTTTGGATCTCAGGGCACACAAGACTCAGGACTGGGCTCTGTGCACCCACAGTCCCCTGAGAGAGGCCAGCGGTCCGGCCACAGAGCAAACAGGGAGAGAAGACCTCCTGTTAATCGAGGATACTGGGTCTATTCACCCCATCCGCACCCTCATGGAAAGAGAG ATGCACAGATGTTCAGAGACAGTGGAAGAGAGAGCGATATAGAGGGCGTGTCTGGAACACGCTTCATGCCTCCATCAGTCTCTGCTGGATTTACTCTACCTGATGGTACTGCTTTTCCTCCTGGATCATTTATCTACAGTCACTCTGTGCCTGGCCTTCCCATTGGCTCAAGTACAGTCCTCTATGGGCCGCCACATGATGGAGCCAGGGTGGTGTATGGACCTCCTCCCAGCAATCTTACTATTCCTCTGGTGCCCAGTGGGACGCTGCACTGTAACGTGCCTGGACATCAGGACTTG gagCGAGATCTGAAGAATGCAGAGCATAGGCTGAGAGAGGAGTGTGCTGATAGAACTCACAGTGAGAAAGAACAGCAAGCACTTCAGGACAAAACAACAGACTTAAAGCAGGAAATCAAACATCTGCGCAGGACTGTCCACACACTGCAGCGCCACGC GAGTGGACTGGAAAGCTCCTTATCACATGCAGAGGAGGAGCACTGTATCCTGGGAGAGGTGGAGTGTGTGGAGAAAACCCTGCTGAAGCGCAGAGCAGAGCTCAGAGAGGCCGACAGACTGCTACTAGAGGCTAAGACAGAGCTCAAAGACACTGGAGCCAAG aCTAAAGAGAGCGTGAAGCGCTACAATGAGGCCAGGAGGCGATTGGAAGAGACAGAACGAGAGCTGGTGGAGATGGAACAGAGAGCTCAAGACAGTGCCACACAGCTGGTGCAAACCAAACAACAGCTCAG GAATCTTCAAGAGGAGGTTGAGGAGCTGCAGAAAAGAAAACAGGACCAAGAACACACTCTACATGAAGTAGAGGAGGTCCTCGCATGTCAAGATGCAAAGTTTCAAGAACTCAACAGAAAGATGGAGAGAGCAACTCTCAG ACTGGAAACTGCTGAGAAAGAGCTCAGAAAGACCCAGAGCCTGGAGGTGAAGCTCTTGCAGAGCTGCAGAGAGACAGAAGACTGTCTGACACAACGCAAAACAGAACTGGACGAAGTCAACGCTCAG GTGGTGTTGCAGCAGGAGGAGCTGTCTTTGCTGGACAGGAAGATGGAGCAGTGGAGAAAGGAAGAGGAAGTGATGAGAGTTAGTGTGGAGAAACACAGGCAGGGCCTGTTGGATGTGCTCAGACAGGGAGAGGAGGATGCCCAACTATTACACCAGCGCATTCAG GAGCTTCATGTGGATGTGCAGTCTCTGGCTGTGCAGAAGGGAGAGCTGGACTCTCAGCTGTCCGAGAGGAAAACCAGACTGGCACAGTATAAGAAAGAGCAGCAGAAGGAGGAGGAAAGCCTGCAGAACATCCATTCAGCCATCAAAAAACATAAAGCAG AGCTGAAGCATGTGTTGGAAATGGTCCAGTTGGAGAGTGGGGAATTAGAGGGTGTGAAGCTTCAGCATAACCAGAAACTGGACCAGCTAGAGAAGAGCCAGGAAACTCTGCTGCAG GTGCGTGGGGAACTGCAGCGTGTGCAGCAGGAGCTACAGGAGCAGCGTGGGGAGGCTGAGAGTCAGATGAACCtgctggagaaagagagagccGAGCTGCACTCCCTCCAACAGAAGAGCCTCGATCTGCAGcagcaaacagacacagcagTCCAAGAGAGGAGCAGCCTGCAGGAACAGTGTAGAAACCTGGAGGCCAGACGGACACACGCTCAGAG GTGTTTGGAAGCAACGGAGACGAGGGCGAGGGCGGCAGAAACAGAGCTGCTTAGACTACAGACTGAGCTGGACAAACTACAACAGGACCAGAAACGCGCACACGACCTGCATCAGGAGATCAGCAGAGACACAGCAGCCTTGCAGCAGCAGCATGAGG AGGAGTCGAGCAGATTGAAGAAACAGCTGGTGGAATCCCAAACTCAGTTAGATGAGATCAGAGAG GAGGTGAAGGCTGCAAGAAGACAGCGGGAAGAGCTTGTGAAGCAACAGAAGGAGCAAAAGGCCGAACTGcaggagaaagaggagaagatCAGGAGGAGACAACAGAAGCTGGACAGACTGGGCCAACAGCTGCAGGAGCTCAAGGCAGAAGTGGTTATGAAACAGACAAGGCTTGAAGAACAAGAAAAG CTGGTGAGGGTGCAGCAGCAGGAGAGCACTGATCTGGAGCTGCAGCACAGGCTGAGGCAGAAGAAGTTGCAGTCCCAGCTGCAGGCAGTAGAGAGCGCTCTGGCCCTTAGGCTGGAGCAGATGGACCAGGCCACAGCTGCAGAAATGGACCTGCAGAGGGAGCGCAAACAGTGCACTGCATTACAAGAGCAGGTGGATAAACTAG agCAGGATGTGTGTGAGTGGGACTCCAGACTCCAGCATGCTGTTGGGGAGACCAGTCACCTGCAAGAGGCTCCGGTCTCTGACAGGACCAGCGCTGAGGGACGTCAGGAGGCCCAAAGcaaccacacccacacaaacaggCAAAAACTGCAGGGAGTGGAAAAG GAGCGTGTACGTCTCCAAAGGGACCTGCTGACTGTGGAAAAAGCTGCTCAAGAAACCCATAAACAAGCCAGAACGCTGCAGGAACAGCTCAGAACCATTTCCCAAGAGCTGCTCTGCCTCAAAGACAAG CTCCAGAGCCAAGAGGAGGGCAACACTCGGCTGTGTGAGATCAAGGACAGTGTGCGCTCTGTGAGGTCACAGGTCAAAGTGGAGCATGACAGTGGGCTGAAGGAGCTAGAGTCGCCCTCCAGTGCCTCCTCAGACACAGACAGCATGAAAGAGAACCATTCCAGTGTTACATTATCCGTGGGGAACCCAGCATACAACACTAAG GATGAACAGTGGCGAGGCGAAGCACTGAGGGAGAGACTGAGGCAGCAGGAGGACCACTTGAAG GTTCAACTGCGCAGACGCATGTTCTCCCAGCAGGAAGCTCTGAGTCAGCGCAGACTGCAGACTGAAGGCAGCATTCAGGGTCTGCGCAGACACGTTGACAAACTGGACCAGCTCCTCAGCAACTCTTCCAAAGACTCATATTATTTGAGTGACTATGAAGCTCTGCCAAAACATCAGAAACAATACTCCACTGAGCCTCATTGA